In Streptomyces chartreusis, the following proteins share a genomic window:
- a CDS encoding TetR/AcrR family transcriptional regulator translates to MVRSDARENRARILAAAREQFAENGNTSMNQIAQRAGVGAGTLYRNFPTREALILAIYQEEVERLVGTAPGLLAEMPPLEALRDWTTSLVEAMRRKHGLGDALSSGAHQTITEQSYGPVIAAISQLLDAGKQDGSIREDADPGDFLQLTGALWRAASGPEDRSPRMLALILDGLRARP, encoded by the coding sequence GTGGTCCGTTCAGACGCACGTGAGAACAGGGCACGCATCCTCGCGGCAGCCCGCGAGCAGTTCGCCGAGAACGGCAACACGTCGATGAACCAGATCGCGCAGCGCGCAGGCGTCGGCGCCGGCACTCTGTACCGGAACTTTCCGACGCGCGAGGCGCTGATTCTGGCGATCTACCAGGAAGAGGTCGAGCGCCTGGTCGGAACCGCGCCCGGCCTGCTGGCGGAGATGCCGCCGCTCGAAGCGCTTCGGGACTGGACCACCAGCCTTGTCGAGGCCATGCGGAGAAAGCACGGCCTCGGCGACGCCCTCAGCTCCGGCGCGCATCAGACGATCACCGAGCAGAGCTACGGCCCGGTCATCGCCGCGATCAGCCAACTCCTGGACGCCGGAAAGCAGGACGGCAGCATTCGCGAGGACGCCGACCCCGGCGACTTCCTCCAGCTCACGGGCGCGCTGTGGCGCGCGGCGTCGGGACCCGAGGACCGGTCGCCGCGCATGCTGGCCCTCATCCTCGACGGTCTTCGCGCCCGACCGTAG
- a CDS encoding VOC family protein, with protein sequence MSTIKQFQVTFDCAEPERVARFWCEVLGYVVSPPPKGFATWEEFDRSRSPEDRGSWFACSDPSGVGPRLFFQRVPEGKVVKNRVHLDVRVGTGLVGEERLATLEAECERLLALGAVRVRLLYDGTDSCIVMQDIEGNEFCLD encoded by the coding sequence ATGTCGACGATCAAGCAGTTCCAGGTCACTTTTGACTGCGCCGAACCCGAACGTGTCGCTCGCTTCTGGTGCGAGGTGTTGGGGTACGTCGTATCGCCGCCGCCGAAGGGGTTCGCCACTTGGGAGGAGTTCGACCGCTCCCGGTCTCCTGAGGATCGGGGTTCGTGGTTCGCCTGCAGTGATCCCTCAGGTGTGGGTCCACGGTTGTTCTTCCAGCGCGTTCCCGAGGGCAAGGTCGTCAAGAACCGGGTGCATCTCGACGTCAGGGTCGGCACTGGGCTGGTCGGCGAAGAGCGCCTCGCCACGCTCGAGGCCGAGTGCGAGCGGCTCCTCGCGCTCGGCGCGGTGCGTGTGCGCCTGCTGTACGACGGCACCGATTCGTGCATCGTGATGCAGGACATCGAGGGCAACGAGTTCTGCCTGGACTGA
- a CDS encoding propionyl-CoA synthetase: MGMYEDVFRTSLEDPERFWLRAAEGVDWEVAPSRALDSSAAPFYRWFPDGRLNVCFNAVDRHVEAGRGEQAALIYDSPVTGTRRTYTYAGLRDEVAAFAGALTGLGVGQGDRVVIYMPMVPEAAIAMLACARIGAVHSVVFGGFAPPELAVRIDDATPKVVVSASCGIEGKRVIPYKPLLDRAIELAGHKPYKQVILQRPQERAELGPDDLDWSDLVADASPADCVPVAATDPLYILYTSGTTGKPKGVVRDCGGCAVALHWSMGAVYDIGPGETMFTGSDVGWVVGHSYIVYGPLLAGATTVLYEGKPVGTPDAGQYWRVAAEHGVKTMFTAPTAFRAIRKEDPKGTLTAEYDLSGLRYLFLAGERLDPETYHWAATLLDIPVIDHWWQTETGWPIVANPVGIEAAPVKPGSPTRPLPGWDVRVLDPAGQPVEAGVDGAIVVKLPLPPGSLPTLWNDDDRYVASYLSAYDGYYLTGDSGHIDEDGYVYVMGRTDDVINVAGHRLSTGSMEEALAAHPDVAECAVIGVADALKGQVPRGFVVLKAGTDRDPKEVEAELVRLVRERIGAVASLKEVAVVAALPKTRSGKILRKTMRGIADGHDEPIPSTVDDPSVIETLRPLLQRPDGRD, encoded by the coding sequence ATGGGAATGTACGAGGACGTCTTTCGGACCAGCCTCGAAGACCCGGAGAGGTTCTGGCTGCGGGCGGCGGAGGGCGTCGACTGGGAGGTGGCGCCGTCCCGTGCCCTGGACTCCTCGGCCGCGCCCTTTTACCGCTGGTTCCCGGACGGCCGCCTCAACGTCTGCTTCAACGCGGTGGACCGGCATGTCGAGGCCGGCCGGGGCGAACAGGCCGCGCTCATCTACGACTCACCGGTGACCGGCACCCGGCGCACCTACACCTACGCCGGCCTGCGGGACGAGGTGGCGGCCTTCGCCGGGGCGCTCACCGGGCTCGGTGTGGGGCAGGGCGACCGTGTGGTCATCTACATGCCGATGGTCCCCGAGGCCGCCATCGCGATGCTGGCCTGCGCACGCATCGGCGCCGTCCACTCGGTCGTCTTCGGCGGGTTCGCGCCGCCCGAACTCGCGGTCCGTATCGACGACGCCACCCCCAAGGTGGTCGTCTCCGCCTCCTGCGGCATCGAGGGCAAGCGTGTCATCCCGTACAAGCCGCTGCTGGACCGGGCGATCGAACTCGCCGGGCACAAGCCGTACAAGCAGGTGATCCTGCAACGGCCGCAGGAACGGGCCGAGTTGGGGCCGGACGACCTCGACTGGTCCGACCTGGTCGCCGACGCGTCGCCGGCCGACTGTGTGCCGGTGGCCGCGACCGATCCGCTCTACATCCTCTACACGTCCGGAACGACCGGGAAGCCCAAGGGAGTTGTCCGCGACTGCGGCGGTTGTGCCGTGGCTCTGCACTGGTCGATGGGTGCGGTGTACGACATCGGCCCGGGCGAGACGATGTTCACCGGCTCCGACGTCGGCTGGGTCGTCGGGCACTCGTACATCGTCTACGGGCCGCTGCTGGCCGGCGCCACGACCGTGCTCTACGAGGGCAAGCCGGTCGGCACCCCGGACGCGGGCCAGTACTGGCGGGTCGCCGCCGAGCACGGCGTCAAGACCATGTTCACGGCGCCCACGGCCTTCCGCGCCATCAGGAAGGAGGACCCGAAGGGCACCCTCACCGCCGAGTACGACCTCTCCGGGCTGCGCTATCTCTTCCTCGCCGGTGAGCGCCTCGACCCCGAGACGTACCACTGGGCCGCCACCCTCCTGGACATCCCGGTGATCGACCACTGGTGGCAGACCGAGACGGGCTGGCCGATCGTCGCCAACCCGGTCGGCATCGAGGCCGCCCCCGTGAAACCGGGCTCGCCCACCCGCCCCCTGCCAGGCTGGGACGTCCGCGTCCTCGACCCGGCGGGGCAGCCCGTGGAGGCGGGCGTCGACGGCGCGATCGTCGTGAAGCTCCCCCTGCCACCCGGTTCCCTGCCCACCCTCTGGAACGACGACGACCGCTACGTCGCCTCGTACCTCTCCGCCTACGACGGCTACTACCTCACCGGCGACAGCGGGCACATCGACGAGGACGGATACGTCTATGTCATGGGCCGCACCGACGACGTCATCAACGTCGCCGGACACCGGCTGTCCACCGGCAGCATGGAGGAGGCCCTGGCCGCGCACCCCGACGTCGCCGAATGCGCCGTGATCGGCGTCGCGGACGCCCTCAAGGGGCAGGTGCCGCGCGGCTTCGTCGTCCTGAAGGCGGGCACCGACCGCGACCCGAAGGAGGTCGAGGCGGAACTGGTCCGGCTCGTGCGCGAGCGCATCGGTGCCGTCGCCTCCCTCAAGGAGGTCGCCGTCGTGGCCGCCCTGCCCAAGACGCGCTCGGGGAAGATCCTGCGCAAGACGATGCGCGGTATCGCCGACGGCCACGACGAACCGATCCCGTCCACGGTGGACGATCCGAGCGTCATCGAGACGCTGCGCCCGCTGCTCCAGCGCCCCGATGGCCGTGATTGA
- a CDS encoding NAD-dependent epimerase/dehydratase family protein, protein MTQVLVTGGSGFIGSWCVLRLLEAGHDVRTTVRDLGREPALRAQLHAATGFDDARLTFVRADLQSDDGWEEAVAGCEYVLHVASPTLRNTPGSEEAMVSAARDGVLRVLRAARAARVRRVVLTSAFGAIGYGHPPRSTPFTEEDWTNVDADIAPYQRSKTLAERAAWQFVQGEGDGLELTAVHPVGVIGPVLGPDDPPSLRLIRGMLNGEVTVCPPFGSSWVDVRDVADLHLRAMTDPAAAGERWLASAGPSLRSVEVARILHERLGDRAAKAPTRELPLMLARALSRVSPQLRAIRPQLGQDFDATSAKAQRLLGWTPRPVEDTIADTAESLIAHGMTAGV, encoded by the coding sequence ATGACACAGGTATTGGTCACCGGAGGATCAGGGTTCATCGGCAGCTGGTGCGTATTGCGGCTGCTGGAGGCCGGGCACGATGTGCGCACCACGGTCCGCGACCTGGGGCGGGAGCCCGCCCTTCGTGCCCAGTTGCACGCCGCGACCGGGTTCGACGACGCGCGGCTGACGTTCGTCCGCGCTGATCTGCAGAGCGACGACGGGTGGGAGGAGGCCGTCGCGGGCTGCGAATACGTCCTCCACGTGGCCTCCCCGACCCTGCGGAACACCCCGGGCAGCGAAGAGGCGATGGTCAGCGCCGCTCGGGACGGTGTCCTGAGGGTGCTTCGGGCAGCCCGCGCCGCCCGCGTCCGCAGAGTCGTGCTGACCAGCGCGTTCGGCGCCATCGGCTATGGCCACCCGCCCCGTTCGACGCCGTTCACGGAAGAGGACTGGACGAACGTGGACGCCGACATCGCGCCGTACCAGCGGTCGAAGACGCTCGCGGAGCGCGCGGCCTGGCAGTTCGTCCAGGGCGAGGGCGACGGACTCGAACTCACCGCCGTGCACCCCGTCGGTGTCATCGGGCCCGTCCTGGGACCCGACGACCCGCCCTCGTTGCGGCTCATCCGCGGGATGCTCAACGGTGAAGTCACTGTCTGCCCGCCGTTCGGATCGAGTTGGGTCGATGTCCGTGACGTCGCGGACCTGCACCTGCGTGCCATGACGGACCCGGCGGCAGCCGGTGAACGCTGGCTCGCCTCCGCCGGACCCAGCCTGCGCAGCGTCGAGGTCGCCCGCATCCTGCACGAGAGGCTCGGCGACCGCGCGGCAAAGGCGCCGACGCGCGAACTGCCCCTGATGCTCGCACGCGCCCTCAGTCGGGTCAGCCCGCAACTGCGCGCGATACGGCCCCAACTCGGCCAGGACTTCGACGCCACCAGCGCCAAGGCGCAGCGCCTCCTCGGCTGGACCCCTCGCCCTGTCGAGGACACCATCGCCGACACGGCCGAGAGCCTCATCGCCCATGGAATGACCGCGGGAGTCTGA
- a CDS encoding NADP-dependent oxidoreductase, whose translation MSRINRQVRLAARPVGEPRPTDWEHVEEPVGQPGDGEFLVQVLCLSIDPAMRGWMNAGRSYIRPVELGEVMRAGAVGRVIESRHSGFAVGDHVSGSFGVQEYCVSNGRDVTKVDPAAAPLPTYLGTLGMSGLTAYFGLIDVGRPQPGQTVVVSGAAGAVGSIVGQVAKNLGCRVIGIAGGEAKCRLVVDEFGFDAAIDYQKEDIRKALREHAPDGVDVYFDNVGGDILDAVLLRLARGARIVVCGAISQYNSTQPQGPANYLSLLVNRASMTGIVVFDYADRYGEGIAQLAKWRAEGRLTSLEDVVSGSVAEFPETLMRLFRGDNRGKLVLKIAD comes from the coding sequence ATGAGCAGGATCAACCGCCAGGTGCGCCTGGCCGCGCGTCCCGTGGGAGAGCCTCGGCCCACCGACTGGGAGCACGTCGAGGAGCCGGTCGGGCAGCCCGGCGACGGTGAGTTCCTGGTGCAGGTGCTCTGCCTGTCGATCGACCCGGCGATGCGCGGCTGGATGAACGCGGGCAGGTCCTACATCCGCCCGGTGGAGCTGGGCGAGGTGATGCGCGCCGGAGCGGTGGGGCGGGTGATCGAGTCCCGGCACTCCGGGTTCGCGGTCGGCGACCATGTGTCGGGCTCGTTCGGCGTGCAGGAGTACTGCGTTTCGAACGGTCGCGACGTGACCAAGGTCGACCCGGCGGCGGCCCCCTTGCCGACGTATCTCGGCACGCTGGGCATGTCGGGCCTGACGGCGTACTTCGGCCTGATCGACGTCGGGCGCCCCCAGCCCGGCCAGACCGTCGTGGTCTCGGGAGCGGCAGGGGCCGTCGGCAGCATCGTCGGGCAGGTCGCCAAGAACCTTGGCTGCCGTGTCATCGGCATCGCCGGCGGCGAGGCCAAGTGCCGGCTGGTGGTGGACGAGTTCGGGTTCGACGCCGCGATCGACTACCAGAAGGAGGACATCCGCAAGGCGCTGCGCGAGCACGCCCCCGACGGGGTCGACGTGTACTTCGACAACGTCGGCGGCGACATTCTGGACGCCGTACTGCTCCGGCTCGCCCGCGGTGCCCGCATCGTCGTCTGCGGCGCGATCTCCCAGTACAACAGCACACAGCCGCAAGGCCCCGCCAACTACCTGTCGCTGCTGGTGAACCGTGCCTCCATGACGGGCATCGTGGTGTTCGACTACGCCGACCGGTACGGCGAGGGCATCGCGCAACTGGCCAAGTGGCGGGCGGAGGGCCGGCTGACGTCCCTGGAGGACGTCGTGTCCGGGTCGGTCGCGGAGTTCCCCGAAACCCTGATGCGCCTGTTCCGTGGTGACAACCGCGGCAAGTTGGTGCTGAAGATCGCGGACTGA
- a CDS encoding discoidin domain-containing protein has product MTRHQPRPPRRRAATTVLAVAVMVLGLPAVGAHAADVPRDAAGAATTAGSARAGHQAAHITDGDTDTYWQAGKKSAQWVQTDLGRTQRVRQVVLRLPEHWQTRKQTLALQGSADGKTFATLKSSAPYVFSPGNGNTVKISLPATLARYVRADFSANSAAATAQLAEMQVRTTAAATPNLAQGKPFSESGHADVYGAANAGDGNRNTYWESKNNAFPQWLQVDLGSSVKVNQVTLRLPSGWPSRSQTLKVQGSTDNQNFTDLTASKAYTFDSSNDQSTTISFDATTTRYVRVLITANTGWPAGQVSELEVYGPATGDTQAPSAPSNLSYTEPGTGQIKLTWNAATDDTAVSGYDIYANGQLRASVAGNVLTYTDTQPAGSDITYFVRAKDAAGNVSANSNSVTRKGSGGDTQAPTAPGNLAYTQSGSDVKLTWQASSDNVKVTGYDVYANDQLVRTVAGDVTTYTDSPSATATVTYYVKAKDAAGNASAASNSVTRTGSTGSGSDLAQGKPIEASSYVFTYVAANANDGQTSTYWESAGGAYPATLTTKLGANADLSQVVVKLNPDAAWSTRTQNIQVLGRDQDATAFTSLAAAKDYTFNPASGNTVTIPVSGAAADIQLKFASNTGAPGAQVAELQVIGTPAANPDLKVTGITNSPAAPVESDTISLTATVTNSGSRASKATDLNFTLGGTKAGTADVPALAAGESKTVTASIGSRDAGSYPVGAEVDPSNKVIEQNEANNTYTRSDALVVKPVSSSDLLAAPVSWTPSSASAGDEVKFTVAIKNQGTVASASGAHDVTLTIQDSKGATVKTLTGSHSGAIAPGQTTAPVALGSWTAANGKYTVKTVIADDANELPVKRANNTTTQPLFVGRGADMPYDMYEAEDGTVGGGAKVVGPNRTIGDIAGEASGRKAVTLSGNGQYVEWTTRAATNTLVTRFSIPDGTNTTLNVYVDGQFLKPIDLTSKYAWLYGNETAPGNSPGSGAPRHIYDEANLLLGRTVPAGSKIRLQKDAANTSTYAVDFINTEQATAAPNPDPAAYAVPTGFSHQDVQNALDKVRMDTTGKLVGVYLPAGDYETSSKFQVYGKAVKVVGAGPWFTRFHAPASQENTDVGFRAEASAKGSAFAGFTYFGNYTSRIDGPGKVFDFSNVSDITIDDIWVEHMVCLYWGANTDNMTIKNSRIRDMFADGINMTNGSTDNHVVNNDARATGDDSFALFSAIDAGGADEKNNLYENLTSTLTWRAAGIAVYGGYDNTFRNIRVADTLVYSGITISSLDFGYPMNGFGTEPTTIENVSLERTGGHFWGSQVFPAIWAFSASKVFQGIRVNNVDIDDSTYGGVMFQTNYVGGQPQFPVKDTIFTDISITNSKKSGDAFDAKSGFGIWANELPEPGQGPAVGEAVFRNLRMSGNAEDIRNRTTTFRINIE; this is encoded by the coding sequence ATGACTCGACACCAGCCGAGACCCCCACGACGGCGCGCGGCGACCACCGTGCTCGCCGTGGCCGTCATGGTTCTGGGCCTGCCCGCCGTCGGCGCGCACGCGGCCGACGTCCCCAGGGACGCCGCCGGCGCCGCGACCACGGCGGGCAGCGCCCGCGCCGGTCATCAGGCCGCCCACATCACCGACGGCGACACCGACACCTACTGGCAGGCCGGGAAGAAGTCGGCCCAGTGGGTGCAGACCGACCTCGGCCGCACCCAGCGAGTCCGCCAGGTCGTACTTCGGCTCCCCGAGCACTGGCAGACCCGCAAGCAGACGCTGGCACTCCAGGGCAGCGCCGACGGCAAGACGTTCGCCACACTCAAGTCGTCGGCGCCGTACGTCTTCAGCCCCGGCAACGGCAACACGGTGAAGATCTCCCTGCCGGCCACCCTCGCCCGATACGTACGGGCCGACTTCAGCGCCAACTCGGCCGCCGCCACCGCCCAACTGGCCGAGATGCAGGTCCGTACGACCGCCGCCGCCACCCCCAACCTCGCCCAGGGCAAACCCTTCAGCGAGAGTGGCCACGCCGACGTCTACGGCGCCGCAAACGCCGGTGACGGCAACCGCAACACCTACTGGGAGAGCAAGAACAACGCCTTCCCGCAGTGGCTCCAGGTCGACCTCGGCTCCTCGGTCAAGGTCAACCAGGTGACGCTGCGGCTGCCCAGCGGCTGGCCGAGCCGCAGCCAGACCCTCAAGGTCCAGGGCTCGACCGACAACCAGAACTTCACCGACCTGACCGCGTCGAAGGCGTACACCTTCGACAGCTCCAACGACCAGTCCACGACCATCAGCTTCGACGCGACCACCACGCGGTATGTACGCGTCCTGATCACCGCGAACACCGGCTGGCCCGCCGGGCAGGTGTCCGAGCTGGAGGTCTACGGACCCGCGACCGGAGACACGCAGGCGCCCTCCGCCCCGTCCAATCTGAGCTACACCGAACCGGGCACCGGGCAGATCAAACTGACCTGGAACGCGGCCACCGACGACACGGCCGTGAGCGGCTACGACATCTACGCCAACGGCCAGTTGAGGGCCAGCGTCGCAGGCAACGTCCTCACCTACACCGACACCCAGCCGGCCGGCAGCGACATCACGTACTTCGTGCGGGCCAAGGACGCAGCGGGCAACGTGTCGGCCAACAGCAACAGCGTCACCCGCAAGGGTTCGGGCGGCGACACGCAGGCACCGACGGCACCCGGCAACCTCGCCTACACGCAGTCCGGCAGCGATGTGAAGCTGACCTGGCAGGCGTCGAGCGACAACGTCAAGGTCACCGGGTACGACGTCTACGCCAACGACCAGCTCGTCAGGACCGTGGCGGGCGACGTGACGACGTACACCGACTCCCCGTCGGCGACGGCCACCGTCACCTACTACGTGAAGGCGAAGGACGCGGCCGGCAACGCGTCGGCGGCGAGCAACAGCGTCACCCGCACCGGCTCGACCGGTTCCGGCTCCGACCTCGCCCAGGGCAAGCCCATCGAGGCATCCTCGTACGTCTTCACCTACGTCGCCGCCAACGCCAACGACGGTCAGACCAGCACCTATTGGGAGAGCGCGGGCGGCGCCTACCCGGCCACCCTCACCACGAAGCTGGGTGCCAACGCCGACCTCAGCCAGGTCGTCGTCAAGCTCAACCCGGACGCCGCCTGGTCCACGCGCACGCAGAACATCCAGGTGCTCGGCCGTGACCAGGACGCGACGGCCTTCACCAGCCTGGCCGCGGCCAAGGACTACACCTTCAATCCGGCGAGCGGCAACACGGTCACCATCCCGGTCTCCGGCGCGGCCGCCGACATCCAGCTCAAGTTCGCCTCCAACACCGGCGCCCCGGGCGCGCAGGTCGCCGAGCTCCAGGTGATCGGCACCCCGGCAGCCAACCCGGACCTCAAGGTCACCGGCATCACCAACTCGCCCGCGGCTCCGGTCGAGTCCGACACCATCAGCCTGACGGCGACCGTCACCAACAGCGGCAGCAGGGCGTCCAAGGCCACCGACCTGAACTTCACGCTCGGCGGCACCAAGGCCGGCACGGCCGACGTCCCTGCCCTCGCGGCCGGCGAGTCGAAGACGGTCACCGCGAGCATCGGCAGCCGGGACGCGGGCAGTTACCCGGTCGGCGCCGAGGTCGACCCGTCCAACAAGGTCATCGAGCAGAACGAGGCCAACAACACCTACACCCGCTCCGACGCCCTCGTCGTCAAGCCCGTATCCAGCTCCGACCTGCTCGCCGCCCCGGTCTCCTGGACCCCGTCCAGCGCCTCGGCCGGTGACGAGGTCAAGTTCACCGTCGCGATCAAGAACCAGGGGACCGTCGCCTCGGCGTCCGGTGCCCACGACGTCACGCTGACGATCCAGGACTCGAAGGGCGCCACCGTCAAGACGCTCACCGGCTCCCACAGCGGCGCCATCGCCCCAGGCCAGACGACGGCACCGGTCGCCCTCGGCTCATGGACGGCCGCAAACGGCAAGTACACCGTCAAGACGGTCATCGCCGACGACGCCAACGAACTGCCGGTCAAGCGCGCCAACAACACCACCACGCAGCCCCTGTTCGTCGGCCGCGGCGCGGACATGCCGTACGACATGTACGAGGCCGAGGACGGCACCGTCGGCGGCGGCGCCAAGGTCGTCGGCCCGAACCGCACCATCGGCGACATCGCGGGCGAGGCCAGCGGCCGCAAGGCGGTGACGCTGAGCGGGAACGGCCAGTACGTCGAGTGGACGACCCGCGCGGCGACCAACACCCTGGTCACTCGCTTCTCCATCCCGGACGGCACCAACACCACGCTCAACGTCTACGTCGACGGCCAGTTCCTGAAGCCGATCGACCTCACCTCCAAGTACGCCTGGCTGTACGGCAACGAGACCGCGCCCGGCAACTCGCCCGGCTCCGGAGCCCCGCGCCACATCTACGACGAGGCGAACCTGCTGCTCGGCAGGACCGTCCCGGCGGGCTCCAAGATCCGGCTCCAGAAGGACGCGGCCAACACCTCCACCTACGCCGTCGACTTCATCAACACCGAACAGGCGACGGCCGCCCCGAACCCGGACCCGGCCGCCTACGCGGTCCCGACCGGCTTCTCCCACCAGGACGTGCAGAACGCCCTCGACAAGGTCCGCATGGACACCACGGGCAAGCTCGTCGGCGTCTACCTGCCCGCCGGTGACTATGAGACCTCCAGCAAGTTCCAGGTCTACGGCAAGGCGGTCAAGGTCGTCGGAGCCGGACCGTGGTTCACCCGCTTCCACGCCCCCGCCTCACAGGAGAACACCGACGTCGGCTTCCGGGCCGAAGCGAGTGCCAAGGGCTCGGCATTCGCCGGCTTCACCTACTTCGGCAACTACACGTCCCGCATCGACGGCCCGGGCAAGGTCTTCGACTTCTCCAACGTCTCCGACATCACCATCGACGACATCTGGGTCGAGCACATGGTGTGCCTCTACTGGGGCGCCAACACCGACAACATGACCATCAAGAACTCCCGCATCCGTGACATGTTCGCCGACGGAATCAACATGACGAACGGCTCCACGGACAACCATGTCGTCAACAACGACGCCCGGGCCACCGGCGACGACAGCTTCGCGCTGTTCTCGGCGATCGACGCGGGCGGCGCCGACGAGAAGAACAACCTCTACGAGAACCTGACGTCGACGCTGACCTGGCGTGCGGCCGGAATCGCCGTCTACGGCGGCTACGACAACACCTTCCGCAACATCCGGGTCGCCGATACCCTGGTCTACTCCGGTATCACCATCTCCTCGCTGGACTTCGGCTACCCGATGAACGGCTTCGGGACCGAGCCGACGACGATCGAGAACGTGTCCCTGGAACGGACCGGCGGTCACTTCTGGGGCTCGCAGGTCTTCCCGGCCATCTGGGCGTTCTCCGCCTCGAAGGTCTTCCAGGGAATCAGGGTGAACAACGTCGACATCGACGACTCCACCTACGGAGGCGTCATGTTCCAGACCAACTACGTAGGCGGCCAGCCGCAGTTCCCGGTCAAGGACACGATCTTCACCGACATCTCCATCACCAACTCCAAGAAGAGCGGGGATGCCTTCGACGCGAAGTCCGGGTTCGGTATCTGGGCCAACGAACTGCCCGAGCCCGGTCAGGGCCCGGCCGTCGGTGAGGCCGTCTTCCGCAACCTGCGGATGAGCGGCAACGCCGAGGACATCCGCAACAGGACGACCACCTTCAGGATCAACATCGAGTAA
- a CDS encoding aldo/keto reductase: MQYTKLGTTGMDVSPIAIGAMTYGEPDRGHPVWSKGEEEARPLIRHALEKGINFFDTANMYSNGSSEEILGRALKDFADRDEVVIATKLRHPMRPGPNGRGLSRKAIMTEVDHSLRRLGTDYIDLYQVHRIDHATPLEETLEALSDLVKAGKVRYLGASSMHAWEFAKALHLQQQNGWARFVTMQNHYNLLAREEEREMIPLCLDESVGTLIWSPLARGRLARAWDDTRSTSRSTTDGAYADTLYSPAEEASNRAIIEAVGRIADAHGAGRAQIALAWLRRRPVVTAPLVGAGSIQQIDDAVASLDIELTDDDVRDLQAPYTPRYDWQGVSDEAELDAIRKRIPGMALAS; encoded by the coding sequence ATGCAGTACACCAAACTCGGCACGACCGGCATGGACGTGTCCCCGATCGCGATCGGCGCGATGACGTACGGCGAGCCCGATCGCGGGCATCCCGTCTGGTCGAAGGGCGAGGAAGAGGCGCGTCCGCTCATCAGGCACGCGTTGGAGAAGGGGATCAACTTCTTCGACACCGCGAACATGTACTCGAACGGGTCCAGCGAGGAGATCCTCGGCCGGGCGCTCAAGGACTTCGCCGACCGCGACGAGGTGGTGATCGCCACCAAGCTGCGCCACCCGATGCGCCCGGGGCCGAACGGCCGGGGGCTCTCGCGGAAGGCCATCATGACCGAGGTCGACCACTCCCTGCGCCGGCTCGGGACCGACTACATCGACCTGTACCAGGTGCACCGCATCGACCACGCCACGCCGCTCGAGGAGACCCTCGAAGCGCTGAGCGACCTCGTGAAGGCCGGCAAGGTGCGCTACCTCGGTGCCTCGTCGATGCACGCATGGGAGTTCGCGAAGGCCCTGCACCTGCAGCAGCAGAACGGCTGGGCACGGTTCGTGACCATGCAGAACCACTACAACCTGCTCGCCCGCGAGGAGGAGCGCGAGATGATCCCGCTCTGCCTGGACGAGAGCGTCGGCACCCTCATCTGGTCGCCGCTGGCCCGCGGCCGCCTCGCCCGCGCCTGGGACGACACGAGGTCGACGAGCCGCTCCACCACCGACGGCGCCTACGCCGACACGCTCTACTCGCCCGCCGAGGAGGCGTCCAACCGCGCGATCATCGAGGCGGTCGGACGGATCGCGGACGCCCATGGCGCCGGCCGCGCGCAGATCGCGCTCGCCTGGCTGCGACGCCGGCCGGTCGTCACCGCACCGCTGGTCGGGGCCGGCTCGATCCAGCAGATCGACGACGCCGTCGCCTCCCTGGACATCGAGCTCACCGACGACGACGTGCGCGATCTCCAGGCCCCCTACACACCGCGATACGACTGGCAGGGCGTCTCCGACGAAGCGGAGCTGGACGCCATCCGCAAGCGCATCCCCGGAATGGCACTGGCGAGCTGA